A part of Campylobacter sp. MIT 99-7217 genomic DNA contains:
- a CDS encoding proline dehydrogenase family protein, which yields MLQKTLDLAQNLQKQIQANLSSKEKAFHHKMQKLLTNPQNKVLLIELLDRSFRSKNAFVNFEFIEHTLNKFGLGDFFSAFEKFLLFSFLNFGKFAPNLSVPFFIKHLREDTKDMVLDSDESFLKPHIEQRKTQNITLNINLIGEEVLGEGESKFRIKKYEEAIKSSYISYISIKITTIFSQINIIDFEYSKKEIVKRLDHLYSLALEEEKKQGSSKFINLDMEEFRDLELTVAAFMESIAKFDLEAGIVLQAYLPDSYEYLKKLFAFSKERVLKGMKPIKIRFVKGANMESEETIASQRGWELPTFTRKIDTDSNYNKMLDFILQDDNHKYINIGIASHNIFEIAYAYTRIYEAGAQKSFSFEMLEGMSLQCSYELSKMHKLILYAPVCDEKHFNNAIAYLVRRLDENTSEDNFMRYFFNLKVGDENYEKQKELFLNSLKGIESLDNSTRRTQDRNKNEAIKGSYELKSFQNEPDTDFILPQNRAWAQKIRAKYENLKELKAVPVIGSELESEGLERVEIYEKINNEKIGEVFLAGQNEIQKALEVAKNSSFTQKSFDEIYKLLDNTAKLMRQRRGDLIGIAALEVGKTFLELDPEVSEAIDFLEFYPHSLELLQKQNPKTKFSPKGLGVVIAPWNFPVGISVGTIAAPLAAGNVVIYKPSSLSMLTAYELCKCFWDAGVPKDALIFLPSKGSDISKYLLCDESVKFSVLTGGEETAYAMLKANPTLLLSAETGGKNATIVTKMADRDQAVKNIVHSAFSNSGQKCSATSLLVLEKEVYEDEEFQKALVDAASSMELGSPFEFKNKLAALASKPDSKLKKALSELTSEEKWVLEPKFKNDYLMSPAIKYGTKKGDFTHMNELFAPVLSVMKAESLKEAIELVNHTGYGLTAGLESLDEREWEYFHTHIEAGNIYINKPTTGAIVLRQPFGGVKKSAIGFGRKVGIYNYITQFLNINQNEADENLLENELSQKLTNLGYEKLALLAKSYAYHYENEFKLSKDYVGIRGEDNLFSYTKIKNLGFRVCEEDSLEDILGVIIASNLLNLDTLISFEKNENALLAKELCQKLNIEAKFKEESLESFISNLESFERVRYHKTASTEDKLYQKAASLAKIIIRTKPLLNGRFELLYYHNEKSLSISYHRYGNLGIRALK from the coding sequence ATGTTACAAAAAACCTTAGACCTAGCTCAAAATTTGCAAAAACAAATACAAGCAAATTTAAGCTCTAAAGAAAAAGCCTTTCATCACAAAATGCAAAAACTACTCACAAACCCACAAAACAAAGTCCTACTCATAGAGCTTTTAGACCGCTCTTTTCGCTCAAAAAATGCTTTTGTAAATTTTGAATTTATCGAGCATACTCTTAATAAATTTGGACTTGGGGATTTTTTCTCTGCTTTTGAGAAATTCTTGCTTTTTAGCTTTTTAAATTTTGGAAAATTCGCCCCAAATTTAAGTGTGCCTTTTTTCATTAAGCATTTAAGAGAGGACACTAAGGATATGGTTTTGGACTCTGATGAGAGCTTTTTAAAACCTCACATTGAGCAAAGAAAGACACAAAATATCACTCTTAATATCAATTTGATAGGCGAGGAGGTTTTAGGAGAAGGCGAGAGTAAATTTCGTATCAAAAAATACGAAGAAGCGATAAAATCAAGCTATATTAGCTATATTTCTATCAAAATCACGACTATTTTTTCGCAAATTAATATCATAGATTTTGAATATTCTAAAAAAGAGATTGTAAAAAGGCTTGATCATCTTTACTCTCTAGCTTTAGAGGAGGAAAAAAAGCAAGGAAGTTCTAAATTTATCAATCTTGATATGGAGGAATTTAGGGATTTAGAATTAACCGTGGCTGCTTTTATGGAAAGCATTGCTAAATTTGATTTAGAAGCAGGAATTGTGCTACAAGCTTATTTGCCTGATTCTTATGAATACCTTAAAAAGCTTTTTGCCTTTTCTAAAGAGAGGGTTTTAAAAGGAATGAAGCCTATTAAAATCCGCTTTGTCAAGGGTGCAAATATGGAAAGTGAGGAAACTATCGCTTCTCAAAGAGGCTGGGAGCTTCCAACCTTTACACGAAAAATCGACACAGATAGCAATTATAATAAAATGCTTGATTTTATCTTACAAGATGACAATCACAAATACATAAATATAGGCATAGCAAGCCATAATATCTTTGAGATAGCCTATGCTTACACTCGCATTTATGAAGCAGGGGCGCAAAAAAGCTTTAGCTTTGAAATGCTTGAGGGTATGAGCTTGCAATGCTCTTATGAATTATCCAAAATGCACAAGCTCATCTTATACGCTCCAGTTTGCGATGAAAAGCATTTTAATAACGCCATTGCTTATCTTGTAAGACGCCTTGATGAGAATACAAGCGAGGATAATTTTATGCGTTATTTTTTCAATCTCAAAGTGGGCGATGAAAATTATGAAAAGCAAAAAGAACTTTTTTTAAACTCTTTAAAAGGCATTGAAAGCCTTGATAATTCAACAAGACGCACACAAGATAGAAACAAAAACGAAGCTATCAAGGGAAGCTATGAATTAAAAAGCTTTCAAAATGAGCCTGATACTGATTTTATCCTGCCTCAAAATAGAGCTTGGGCGCAAAAAATAAGAGCAAAATATGAAAATTTAAAAGAATTAAAAGCCGTGCCTGTGATTGGGTCTGAGCTTGAAAGTGAGGGGCTTGAAAGGGTTGAAATTTATGAAAAAATTAATAATGAAAAAATCGGCGAGGTTTTTTTAGCAGGGCAAAATGAAATTCAAAAAGCCTTAGAAGTAGCTAAAAACTCAAGCTTTACGCAAAAAAGCTTTGATGAAATTTACAAGCTTTTAGATAACACAGCAAAGCTTATGAGGCAAAGAAGAGGGGATTTGATAGGAATAGCAGCTCTTGAAGTGGGAAAAACCTTTTTAGAGCTTGATCCTGAAGTGAGCGAGGCTATTGACTTTTTAGAGTTTTATCCACACTCCTTAGAGCTTTTACAAAAACAAAATCCTAAGACTAAATTTAGCCCAAAAGGGCTTGGAGTGGTAATTGCACCTTGGAATTTCCCTGTTGGAATTTCAGTTGGCACGATAGCTGCACCACTAGCTGCTGGAAATGTAGTCATTTACAAGCCCTCAAGCCTTTCTATGCTTACAGCTTATGAGCTTTGTAAATGCTTTTGGGATGCTGGGGTGCCAAAAGACGCTTTGATTTTCTTACCCTCAAAGGGCAGTGATATTTCAAAATACCTGCTTTGCGATGAAAGCGTTAAATTTAGCGTGCTAACAGGAGGAGAAGAAACAGCTTATGCTATGCTTAAAGCAAATCCTACCCTGCTTTTAAGTGCTGAAACAGGGGGCAAAAACGCCACTATAGTTACAAAAATGGCAGATAGAGATCAAGCTGTGAAAAATATCGTGCATTCTGCTTTTTCAAACTCAGGGCAAAAATGCTCGGCTACTTCTTTGCTTGTGCTTGAAAAAGAAGTGTATGAGGATGAGGAGTTTCAAAAAGCACTTGTGGATGCGGCTTCTTCTATGGAGCTTGGTTCGCCTTTTGAGTTTAAAAACAAATTAGCAGCCCTTGCAAGTAAGCCTGATTCTAAGCTTAAAAAGGCTTTAAGCGAGCTAACAAGTGAGGAAAAATGGGTTTTAGAGCCTAAATTTAAGAATGATTATCTAATGAGTCCGGCTATAAAATACGGCACAAAAAAAGGGGATTTCACTCATATGAATGAGCTTTTTGCGCCGGTTTTAAGCGTAATGAAAGCTGAGAGCTTAAAAGAAGCCATTGAGCTTGTCAATCACACAGGATATGGGCTTACGGCTGGGCTTGAAAGCCTTGATGAGAGAGAATGGGAGTATTTTCATACGCATATTGAGGCTGGAAATATTTATATCAATAAGCCTACAACAGGGGCGATAGTGCTAAGACAGCCCTTTGGCGGGGTGAAAAAATCCGCCATAGGCTTTGGTCGCAAGGTAGGCATTTACAATTATATCACGCAGTTTTTAAACATCAATCAAAACGAAGCTGATGAGAATTTACTCGAAAATGAGCTTTCACAAAAACTTACAAATTTAGGCTATGAAAAATTAGCCTTGTTAGCAAAAAGCTATGCTTATCACTATGAAAATGAGTTTAAGCTTAGTAAAGATTATGTAGGCATAAGAGGCGAGGATAATCTTTTTTCTTACACGAAAATTAAAAATTTAGGCTTTAGAGTGTGCGAGGAGGATAGTTTAGAGGATATTTTAGGTGTAATTATTGCTTCAAATTTATTAAATTTAGACACACTCATAAGCTTTGAAAAAAATGAAAATGCTCTTCTAGCTAAAGAGCTTTGCCAAAAGCTTAATATTGAGGCTAA